One Neovison vison isolate M4711 chromosome 2, ASM_NN_V1, whole genome shotgun sequence genomic window carries:
- the LOC122899410 gene encoding splicing factor 3A subunit 3, producing METILEQQRRYHEEKERLMDVMAKEMLTKKSTLRDQINSDHRTRAMQDRYMEVSGNLRDLYDDKDGLRKEELNAISGPNEFAEFYNRLKQIKEFHRKHPNEICVPMSVEFEELLKARENPSEEAQNLVEFTDEEGYGRYLDLHDCYLKYINLKASEKLDYITYLSIFDQLFDIPKERKNAEYKRYLEMLLEYLQDYTDRVKPLQDQNELFGKIQNEFEKKWENGTFPGWPKETSSALTHAGAHLDLSAFSSWEELASLGLDRLKSALLALGLKCGGTLEERAQRLFSTKGKSLESLDTSLFAKNPKSKGTKRDTERNKDIAFLEAQIYEYVEILGEQRHLTHENVQRKQARTGEEREEEEEEQISESESEDEENEIIYNPKNLPLGWDGKPIPYWLYKLHGLNINYNCEICGNYTYRGPKAFQRHFAEWRHAHGMRCLGIPNTAHFANVTQIEDAVSLWAKLKLQKASERWQPDTEEEYEDSSGNVVNKKTYEDLKRQGLL from the exons ATGGAGACAATTCTGGAGCAGCAGCGGAGGTATCATGAGGAGAAGGAACGGCTCATGGATGTCATGGCCAAAGAGATGCTCACTAAGAAGTCCACG CTCCGGGACCAGATCAATTCTGACCACCGCACACGGGCCATGCAAGAT AGGTACATGGAAGTCAGTGGGAACCTGCGGGATTTGTATGATGATAAGGATGG ATTACGAAAGGAGGAACTCAATGCCATTTCAGGACCCAATGAATTTGCCGAGTTTTATAATAGACTCAAGCAAATAAAGGAATTCCATCGGAAACACCCAAATGAG aTCTGTGTGCCAATGTCAGTGGAATTTGAGGAGCTTCTGAAGGCTCGAGAGAATCCAAGTGAAGAAGCACAAA ACTTGGTCGAGTTCACAGATGAAGAGGGCTATGGTCGTTATCTTGATCTCCATGACTGTTACCTCAAATACATTAACCTAAAGGCCTCAGAG aagcTGGATTATATCACGTATCTCTCCATCTTTGACCAGTTATTTGACATtcctaaagaaaggaagaatgccGAATATAAGAG ATATTTGGAGATGCTGCTTGAGTACCTTCAAGATTACACAGATCGAGTGAAGCCCCTCCAAGATCAGAATGAACTTTTTGGGAAGATTCAGAATGAATTTGAGAAGAAATGGGAGAATGGTACCTTTCCTGGATGGCCG AAAGAGACAAGCAGTGCCCTGACTCATGCTGGAGCCCATCTTGACCTTTCTGCATTCTCTTCCTGGGAG gaGTTGGCCTCCCTGGGTCTGGACAGATTGAAATCTGCACTCTTAGCGTTAGGCTTGAAGTGTGGTGG GACCCTAGAAGAGCGAGCCCAGAGGCTCTTCAGCACCAAAGGAAAGTCCCTGGAGTCACTTGACACCTCCCTGTTTGCCAAAAATCCCAAGTCAAAAGGCACCAAGCG AGACACTGAGAGGAACAAAGACATTGCTTTCCTAGAAGCCCAGATCTATGAATATGTAGAGATTCTTGGG GAACAGCGACATCTCACTCATGAAAATGTACAACGTAAGCAGGCAAGGACCGGGGAAGAgcgagaagaagaagaggaagagcagaTAAGTGAGAGTGAAAGTGAAGACGAAGAGAATGAGATCATTTACAACCCCAAGAACCTGCCCCTTGGCTGGGATGGCAAA cCTATTCCCTACTGGCTGTACAAGCTTCATGGTCTAAACATCAACTATAACTGTGAGATTTGTGGAAATTACACCTACCGAGGTCCCAAGGCTTTCCAGCGGCATTTTGCT gAGTGGCGTCATGCCCATGGCATGAGGTGTTTGGGCATCCCAAACACGGCCCACTTTGCTAATGTGACACAGATCGAAGATGCTGTCTCCT TGTGGGCCAAGCTGAAACTGCAGAAGGCGTCAGAACGATGGCAGCCTGACACCGAG GAGGAGTATGAAGACTCCAGTGGGAATGTTGTGAATAAGAAGACCTATGAGGATCTGAAAAGACAAGGACTGCTGTAG
- the LOC122899010 gene encoding LOW QUALITY PROTEIN: four and a half LIM domains protein 3-like (The sequence of the model RefSeq protein was modified relative to this genomic sequence to represent the inferred CDS: deleted 3 bases in 2 codons), with protein FDCAKCSESLYGRKYIQTDDGPYCVPCYDSTFANTCAECQQLIGHDSRELFYEDRHFHEGCFRCCRCKRSLADEPFTCQDNELLCNDCYCSAFSSQCSACGETVMPGSRKLEYGGQTWHEHCFLCSGCEQPLGSRSFVPDKGAHYCVPCYENKFAPRCARCSKTLTQGGVTYRDQPWHRECLVCTGCQTPLAGQQFTSRDDDPYCVACFGELFAPKCSSCKSPITGLGGGKYVSFEDRHWHHSCFSCARCSTSLVGQGFVPDGDQVLCQGCSQAGP; from the exons TTTGACTGTGCAAAATGCAGTGAGAGCCTGTATGGCCGCAAATACATCCAGACG GACGATGGTCCCTACTGTGTGCCCTGCTATGACAGCACCTTTGCCAACACCTGTGCCGAGTGCCAGCAGCTTATCGGGCACGACTCCAGG GAGCTGTTCTATGAAGACCGCCACTTCCACGAGGGCTGCTTCCGCTGCTGCCGCTGCAAGCGCTCCCTGGCCGACGAGCCCTTCACCTGCCAGGACAACGAGCTGCTCTGCAATGATTGCTACTGCAGCGCCTTCTCGTCACAGTGCTCCGCCTGCGGGGAGACTGTCATGCCCG GGTCCCGGAAGCTGGAATATGGAGGCCAGACGTGGCACGAGCATTGCTTCCTGTGCAGCGGCTGTGAACAGCCTCTCGGCTCCCGTTCCTTCGTGCCGGACAAGGGTGCTCACTACTGCGTCCCCTGCTATGAGAACAAGTTTGCCCCTCGCTGTGCTCGCTGCAgcaag ACGCTGACGCAAGGCGGCGTGACCTACCGTGACCAGCCCTGGCATCGAGAATGCCTGGTCTGCACGGGATGCCAGACGCCCCTGGCAGGGCAGCAGTTCACCTCCCGGGATGATGATCCCTACTGCGTGGCCTGTTTTGGAGAACTCTTTGCA CCCAAGTGCAGCAGCTGCAAAAGCCCCATCACAG GACTCGGCGGAGGCAAGTATGTGTCCTTTGAAGACCGCCACTGGCACCACAGCTGCTTCTCCTGCGCCCGCTGCTCCACCTCCCTGGTGGGCCAAGGCTTTGTGCCGGATGGAGACCAAGTGCTGTGCCAGGGTTGCAGCCAGGCAGGGCCCTGA